Proteins encoded within one genomic window of Anopheles gambiae chromosome 3, idAnoGambNW_F1_1, whole genome shotgun sequence:
- the LOC1280115 gene encoding uncharacterized protein LOC1280115, protein MQSHYNPTEQTWYGESLPSVLNPAAGIGRIVLDVLARSPDRVIQINADTGRQTTCGEMRRRIVRVALRLRRLGYRRGDFVSLACGNGEQVVPVLIGCWVLGLAVNPLAPVFEKADFVHMMKQTQSGLVFCDPANAGVVREAVHEAITHGAQLFAMGPAAEGVHRSVDELLEPIDGEECFRAEYLGDASKLLAMVLCSSGTTGLPKGVCLSHAHFVDGMVFSTDASDGPIFNFSSLFWATGIFAVMTSLLHSRPRVLTSKPYQPDLLLDLIETYRIENLFTPPSYVSTLLAHPRTARADLSSVRQWQLGGSRVPTEMTLRLQKLLPQGHTRSIYGSSEIGFITRNDVTVKPGSVGPLTTNVQCRVLDEDGQPVGVGVAGELVLRHRYMFLGYLHNPEATANALTEDGFFRSGDIGYIDADGSLYVVDRIKDIIKYNNYQVSPSDLECIIQRMDGVKQVCVIGVPAPDGSSDLPMAVVERKVGGGGGATPLLEEDIVRHVEGQVADFKRLRGGVRFVDSFPMTPSGKILRRAVKQMINELK, encoded by the exons atgcaAAGTCATTACAACCCAACCGAACAGACGTGGTACGGTGAAAGCTTACCGTCCGTACTCAATCCGGCCGCCGGTATTGGCCGCATCGTGCTCGATGTGCTCGCCCGCTCGCCCGACCGCGTCATCCAGATTAATGCCGACACGGGCCGGCAAACGACGTGCGGCGAGATGAGGCGGCGCATCGTTCGGGTCGCACtgcgcctgcgtcgccttggtTACCGGCGCGGTGACTTTGTCAGCCTTGCCTGCGGCAACGGCGAGCAGGTCGTGCCGGTGCTGATCGGCTGCTGGGTACTGGGGCTGGCCGTCAATCCCCTTGCGCCCGTGTTCGAGAAGGCCGACTTTGTGCACATGATGAAGCAAACGCAATCGGGGCTGGTGTTTTGCGATCCGGCCAATGCGGGCGTGGTGCGGGAAGCGGTCCACGAAGCGATTACGCACGGTGCACAACTGTTCGCGATGGGACCGGCAGCGGAGGGGGTTCATCGGTCGGTGGACGAGCTGCTGGAACCGATCGACGGGGAGGAGTGCTTTCGGGCGGAGTATTTGGGCGACGCGTCCAAGCTGCTGGCGATGGTGCTGTGCTCATCCGGCACGACCGGCCTGCCCAAGGGTGTCTGTCTGTCGCACGCGCACTTTGTCGATGGAATGGTCTTTTCCAC CGACGCTTCCGACGGTCCCATCTTCAACTTTAGCTCGCTGTTCTGGGCGACCGGCATCTTTGCCGTGATGACCTCGCTGCTGCACAGCCGGCCGCGCGTTCTCACCAGCAAACCCTACCAGCCGGACCTGCTGCTCGATCTGATTGAAACGTATCGCATCGAGAATCTGTTCACCCCTCCCTCGTACGTGTCGACCCTGCTGGCCCACCCTCGCACTGCCCGGGCCGATCTGAGCAGCGTTCGGCAGTGGCAGCTCGGTGGTTCCCGCGTACCGACGGAAATGACACTGCGCCTGCAGAAGCTGCTTCCCCAGGGGCACACGCGCTCCATCTACGGCAGCTCCGAGATTGGGTTTATCACGCGCAATGACGTCACGGTGAAGCCGGGCTCGGTCGGTCCGCTCACCACGAACGTCCAGTGCCGGGTGTTGGATGAGGATGGCCAACCGGTCGGGGTAGGAGTTGCCGGCGAGCTTGTACTACGCCATCGGTACATGTTTCTG GGTTACCTGCACAATCCGGAAGCGACCGCGAACGCACTGACCGAGGACGGGTTCTTCCGGAGCGGCGACATCGGGTACATCGATGCGGACGGCAGCCTGTACGTGGTCGATCGCATCAAGGACATCATCAAGTACAACAACTACCAGGTGTCGCCGTCCGATCTGGAGTGCATCATACAGCGCATGGACGGGGTGAAGCAGGTGTGCGTGATCGGTGTGCCGGCGCCGGACGGGTCGAGCGACCTGCCGATGGCGGTGGTCGAGCGGAAGgtgggtggcggtggtggtgcgacGCCGCTGCTGGAGGAGGACATTGTGCGGCATGTCGAGGGACAGGTGGCGGACTTCAAGCGGCTGCGGGGCGGGGTGCGGTTCGTGGACAGTTTCCCGATGACGCCGTCCGGGAAGATACTGCGGCGTGCGGTGAAGCAGATGATTAATGAATTGAAATGA
- the LOC1280116 gene encoding centaurin-gamma-1A isoform X3 produces MFEKASGTASATRNGSSGGGTVGDDDDHHAADGSVTPLAPKPQTATTNTTSSMPFYRRYSCQKIVQQRLSTGSTITPTNSRPTTPQGTRLGVASFHPSVPSPTNGYAGSAVTHSSSNASPSHQQQQQQQNHQTGGTMTLPHRHHVLSASSHHIPIKISQELIGAEQHHHHHTSSAGANAQRWGTISHGTSQQTLLALTNENNNISKFIPPTHPVSSGLPPPTDSSLLQPHGGASLTAMSGKDSSSGGSGKDGKEGKELPTPTSTPTTSRKSRRRSNLFIPSSSKKEQQQQEKIKNGELGSGRAIPIKQGYLYKRSSKSLNKEWKKKYVTLCDDGRLTYHPSLHDYMEDVHGKEVSLQYVTVKVPGQKPRGTKSIITNSALTAAAAAAAQQASSSTNGTNGGSNGLTEGIGGLSLAKDRKCTEKVLLTAFDTLREPVKSNSQTSGDEGIVISSSNSQSFLGDSSSAAAGSKIDAQTPNVKKRHRRMKSSGVGKNSEYDDSDGFEFYIVSLDNKQWHFEASNSEERDEWVSVIEQEIFKSLQGIESSKSKPLNPSDIASMQSIRSRVPGNGYCVDCDSPNPEWASLNLGVLMCIECSGVHRNLGSHISKVRSLGLDEWPPGHLSVMLAIGNSLANSVWEANTRGRVKPTPASSREEKEAWIRSKYEGKEFLPHFNPSPPIGQQLCEAVVRSDMKSIIILLANASNEHINSTASNRDLRTPLLLACAIGNLAITQLLIWHHANLKHVDSEGRSCLTFAKAANSLAAAKQANNSPHHVNVETTTALVELLTSLGCTDPAPFSASGTLPRRRETIDQATFEKFSSSVI; encoded by the exons CCTGCCAGAAGATCGTCCAGCAGCGCCTGTCGACGGGTTCGACGATCACGCCAACGAACTCGCGCCCCACCACCCCGCAAGGCACGCGGCTCGGTGTGGCCAGCTTTCACCCGTCCGTTCCGAGCCCGACGAACGGGTACGCCGGTTCGGCCGtgacacacagcagcagcaacgcatCGCCcagccaccagcagcagcagcagcagcagaaccacCAAACCGGCGGCACTATGACGCTGCCCCATCGGCACCACGTCCTGTCCGCCTCGAGCCATCACATTCCGATCAAGATCAGCCAGGAGCTGATCGGGGCcgaacagcaccaccaccaccacacgtcCTCGGCCGGGGCAAACGCCCAGAGGTGGGGTACGATCTCGCACGGCACCTCCCAGCAGACGCTGCTCGCGCTAACGAACGAGAACAACAACATCTCCAAGTTCATCCCCCCAACGCACCCGGTGTCGAGCGGGCTGCCACCACCAACCGATTCTTCGCTACTGCAACCGCACGGTGGTGCATCGCTTACCGCCATGTCCGGCAAGGACAGTAGcagtggcggcagcggcaagGACGGCAAGGAAGGGAAGGAACTCCCGACGCCAACCTCCACACCGACCACATCGCGCAAGAGCCGCCGAAGATCGAACCTGTTCATCCCGTCCTCCTCCaagaaggagcagcagcagcaggagaagATCAAAAACGGTGAGCTCGGGTCGGGGCGAGCCATCCCGATCAAGCAGGGCTACCTGTACAAGCGCAGCAGCAAATCGCTCAACAAGGAGTGGAAGAAAAAGTACGTCACGCTGTGCGACGATGGGCGGCTCACGTACCACCCCTCGCTGCACGACTACATGGAGGACGTGCACGGGAAGGAGGTGTCGCTGCAGTACGTCACGGTGAAGGTGCCGGGCCAGAAGCCGCGCGGCACCAAGTCCATCATCACGAACAGTGCGCTGacggcggcggccgctgcagcagcccagcaagcgtcatcgtccaccaacggcacgAACGGCGGCTCGAACGGGCTGACCGAGGGGATCGGGGGGCTATCCCTAGCGAAGGATCGCAAGTGCACGGAGAAGGTGCTGCTGACCGCGTTCGACACGCTGCGCGAACCGGTCAAGTCGAACTCGCAGACGAGCGGCGACGAGGGCATCgtgatcagcagcagcaactcgcAGAGCTTCCTCGgggacagcagcagcgcggCGGCCGGCAGCAAGATCGATGCGCAGACGCCGAACGTGAAGAAGCGGCACCGGCGCATGAAGAGCAGCGGCGTGGGGAAGAACAGCGAGTACGATG aTTCCGACGGGTTCGAGTTCTACATCGTCTCGCTGGACAACAAGCAGTGGCACTTCGAGGCGTCCAACTCGGAGGAGCGGGACGAGTGGGTGTCGGTGATAGAGCAGGAAATCTTCAAGAGCTTGCAGGGCATCGAGTCGTCCAAGTCGAAACCACTGAACCCGAGCGACATTGCGTCGATGCAGTCGATCCGGAGCCGGGTCCCTGGCAACGGTTACTGCGTGGACTGTGACTCACCAA ATCCCGAATGGGCCAGCTTGAATCTGGGCGTACTGATGTGCATCGAGTGCTCCGGGGTGCACCGAAATCTTGGTTCGCACATCAGCAAGGTGCGATCGCTCGGGCTGGATGAGTGGCC TCCGGGCCATCTGAGCGTAATGCTGGCGATTGGCAACAGCCTAGCGAACTCGGTCTGGGAGGCGAATACGCGCGGCCGGGTAAAACCAACGCCCGCCAGCTCGCGCGAGGAGAAGGAAGCGTGGATCCGCAGCAAGTACGAGGGCAAAGAGTTTCTGCCCCACTTTAACCCCTCGCCCCCGATCGGCCAGCAGCTGTGCGAGGCGGTGGTGCGCTCCGACATGAAGTcgatcatcatcctgctcgcCAATGCGTCGAACGAGCACATCAACTCGACCGCCAGCAACCGGGATCTGCGCACGCCGCTACTGTTGGCGTGTGCGATCGGGAATTTGGCCATCACGCAGCTCTTGATTTGG CACCATGCCAACCTGAAGCACGTGGACAGCGAGGGCCGATCCTGTCTAACCTTTGCCAAAGCGGCCAACTCGCTGGCGGCGGCCAAGCAGGCAAACAATTCGCCCCACCACGTGAATGTGGAAACGACCACGGCCCTGGTGGAGCTGCTGACCAGCCTGGGCTGTACCGATCCGGCACCGTTCTCCGCCAGCGGTACGCTACCGCGCCGAAGGGAAACGATCGATCAGGCCACGTTCGAGAAGTTTTCCTCGAGCGTCATCTAA